The DNA sequence ATAGAATCAGTTCTATTAAATTTGTGAAAACTTTtgatatgaaaattaaatcCATTCACTGGctacttcccccccccccccccctcttcttCTGTGAAGGTGGTTCCTAAAGTTGTGGGGGTAGATCAAAGGAAAAATGGCACTGGACTCATACTAGTTACCACTCCTGTATCATTGCCTTAAACTACCCATATTTTTGTTCTACTGAACCTACCAACCATTGTGCTATGGGTACGGAGAGCACGAAAACACTACCCACCGGACGGCACCGCTGATATATCCTTCAGAGGATATATATGTTACCTGTCGCACACGTACTTGagacatatataaaaatgtgaacattttctaGCCCATAAGGTGTTCTTCCCAATGAGTGATAGCATCCAGACTTTTAAGGGTTTGGGTTTTTGTGCATGCGTATGAAAACAGACTGCTAACACTTGTCActtgaaaaagaagaaagctgTGAACCTGTTAATGACAGGAGTGTAATTCACTACAAGAAACACACTTCCACAAAAGGCAGTGATAATACCAAGATCACCTAGGCAAGAGTCAAGGCCGGGAAAATCAACACTGTGTAAGCAACACAGGTGgtttcatttacagtatttattatgGAAGAATCTTTCACCATATAATGCAAATTTATCTGCTTATTATACCTCTTTGCCAACTGTTAACATGTAGccaaattcaaacaaacatgtagTTGTTCTACAGTCTCTTTTACTATACACTAAAACATGTACTTGAAACACTATtatagttaaaaaataaaacaattaccATAAAAACTGCATCCCAGAACTCTAACTCAATCTCTGCGACCCAAGTTGGGACCTATTAAGTACGTCAGGTTCTGCTGTATTTTGCATGGCTGGGTGAGAAGACCCCTCcacagcaacccccccccccccccaaacacaccatgTTGCTCCGTGAAAATGATTCAGATTCAAACTCATCTTAAGACCGGGAAGGTGTTCGACAAAGCAGCACCTCTCAGTCAGACGAAAGGTAGCCGACTGGCCTCTAAGAAATCAAACAACCCCATTGCATTTGTAATATTCTGAGACGTATAAAAAGAACCACAGACCAGTATATATTTTCCCTACACCCCAACAAACCACCACTGCACAAAGGGTTTCCAAATGTACATCATTTTATTCACTCTGGCTGCGGGTAGAAGCTTCAGACAGACTCCTGAATGGGAGGCTCATAGCCATCAGCTCTCTCCACCTTGGCCCCGGTGTCACCCTCTGCTGGCTTGGTAGTGGTACTGCTGCTTCCTTCTCCATGCAGCTCCATCAGCTTACCCACTGCAAACATAAAGCTACGTCGGTGTCCCATTTCAAACGCACCACACCATAGAGACATGGCAGACTGCCTTCCTCCGTGTGCCTACGGAGCCAAGATGCAACGTGTGTGCTCAGAAAGCCCCAGATCACCTGAATTACGTGTACGAGGCACGAGCTGGAACTGAACGGGGCTAGAAAGGAAGAGGCGTGACCGATGCGTAAAGAGGACACACTCACGCTCAAACTTGGGCTTCTTCAACATTTTGACTTTCCTGACGTAGACGTCGTGCAGGGGGTAGATGGACTGGCAGGCCTTCTCAATGTCCTTCCCCACGCTGTCAGGAATCCTGCAGAGCAGAAAGGGAGACCATACCATCagcaatacatacacacaattccGCTATCCATGCAACACCTCCggccacacacacttccttaaGGTGTTCACCCTGAATTTTCTTTCTGCATCTTTTACCTCTAACCCAGATATAATGGTGCAAGAGTCAGCCAATTGGAGCAAAGAATAAAACAGTAAATCTGGCACCAAGTGATCACCAAGGAACTGAAATTTAAAGTCAAGCTGCTTAGGGCTCCAATGTGGTAGTCAGTAACTGAAACGACACCACTGGTGAACAAACTAAAAACCAAGCAGACTGCATAGGGTTATTCTGCAGTAACGACAAGTCATCAACATGCAAGACGAACTCTCAGCCATTTCATCCACAAAAATTAAATGACCTCCGACATTTCTATTCGGCACTTCTCCTTCGCAGGCAACATGGAAGGCACGCTTGGGCCCATGTAATCTCTTGCCCGCCTCGACAGACGCCCGCTACGATGCGAGAGGCTACTCACAGTTTATTGACCACCTCCTTGAGGTCATTGGTCTGGACCTCACGGGTCATGATCTCCATCATCTTCTTGCGGATCTGGCGGACCTGCTGGTGTTGGGCGTAGGAGGTCTTCCTGATCTGGTTGGTGCGTTTCTTGGTGAAGCCCACACAGAAGAGACGGAGCAGGTAGCCATCCGTGGTCTTCACGTCCACGTGGGCTTCGATCATGGTCTGGGGGGCAGTGAAGGGGTGAGCAGCAGTCACCACGCGCAAACCCAGGACGGTAGTTACAGAAGAATGAGCGCCAATCTAACGCAATTAAACTGCAACGCACCGCTGAGAGCCAATTTACACTTAGATCAGTCATTTAGCAAGCAAAACCTTCAAAGACTGGATTTGTTAACAGGAAGAATGTGAACTGTTTGTAATGGC is a window from the Electrophorus electricus isolate fEleEle1 chromosome 9, fEleEle1.pri, whole genome shotgun sequence genome containing:
- the rps3a gene encoding 40S ribosomal protein S3a, producing the protein MAVGKNKRLTKGGKKGAKKKIVDPFSKKDWYDVKAPAMFNIRNLGKTLVTRTQGTRIASDGLKGRVFEVSLADLQNDEVAFRKFKLITEDVQGKNCLTNFHGMDLTRDKMCSMVKKWQTMIEAHVDVKTTDGYLLRLFCVGFTKKRTNQIRKTSYAQHQQVRQIRKKMMEIMTREVQTNDLKEVVNKLIPDSVGKDIEKACQSIYPLHDVYVRKVKMLKKPKFELGKLMELHGEGSSSTTTKPAEGDTGAKVERADGYEPPIQESV